In the Natronolimnobius baerhuensis genome, one interval contains:
- a CDS encoding SPW repeat domain-containing protein: MSDTTNTNTGRNRETMNTDAMQWLSALVALIGLYLVASPFLFEATDAAYWNDTLVGTAIFLLAGYNFYLLSKDRLANVSIASLAALLGLWALVSPAVIEMGSNELATGTAISGLLVAILSAYNAYANSKADTPDHAGAGARG; encoded by the coding sequence ATGAGTGATACGACAAACACCAATACCGGTCGGAACCGTGAGACGATGAATACGGACGCGATGCAGTGGCTGAGCGCTCTTGTCGCGCTGATCGGCCTCTATCTCGTTGCCTCGCCGTTCCTCTTCGAGGCGACAGATGCGGCGTACTGGAACGATACCCTGGTGGGGACGGCGATCTTCTTGCTCGCGGGTTACAACTTCTATTTGCTCTCGAAGGACCGACTGGCAAACGTCAGCATCGCGTCGCTTGCGGCCCTGCTCGGCCTCTGGGCGCTCGTCTCACCAGCGGTCATCGAGATGGGCAGCAACGAACTTGCGACCGGGACCGCGATCTCCGGGCTCCTCGTCGCCATCCTCTCAGCGTACAATGCCTACGCGAACAGCAAGGCCGATACGCCGGATCACGCTGGTGCTGGCGCTCGAGGATAA
- a CDS encoding acyl-CoA dehydrogenase family protein, which yields MDFGLSDEQEQIRDEIQRFAENEIVPVAAEYDEEEKYPHEIIDKAAEMGLTGAYIPLEYGGAGYSILDTAIITEELFAYDPGIALSIVSTSFGCEAIMNFGTEDQKERFLEPVAMGEKISGAAISEPDTGSDVSSVSTRAEKDGDEWVINGNKMWITNGTVGDFFVVLCETNPDAEGRYNGFSQIVVESDRDGFSAEKITGKLGIRASDTAELVFDDVRVPEENLIGTKDAAFMQQMQFFDETRTAVAAQGVGIAKGALRAALEYAQDREQFGKSISEFQAIQHKLAEMATDTEAARNLTYKAAWNVDQGGDVTKLASMAKEQASRVAVEVADEAVQIHGGAGYVNDFPVERFYRDAKITQIYEGTTEIQKNIIAREMLGKGF from the coding sequence ATGGACTTTGGCCTGTCTGACGAACAAGAGCAGATCCGCGACGAAATTCAGCGATTCGCGGAGAACGAGATCGTTCCCGTCGCCGCCGAGTACGACGAGGAAGAGAAGTACCCACACGAGATCATCGACAAGGCAGCCGAGATGGGCCTGACCGGCGCGTACATCCCACTCGAGTACGGCGGTGCTGGCTACTCCATCCTCGATACAGCGATCATCACCGAGGAACTGTTCGCGTACGACCCCGGCATTGCGCTCTCGATTGTCTCGACCTCCTTCGGCTGTGAGGCGATCATGAACTTCGGGACTGAAGACCAGAAAGAGCGCTTCTTAGAACCCGTTGCAATGGGCGAGAAGATTTCGGGCGCAGCGATCTCTGAGCCGGACACCGGCTCGGACGTCTCCTCCGTTTCCACGCGGGCGGAGAAAGACGGTGACGAGTGGGTAATCAACGGCAACAAAATGTGGATCACGAACGGCACCGTCGGGGACTTCTTCGTCGTCCTCTGTGAGACCAACCCCGACGCCGAGGGCCGGTACAACGGTTTCAGCCAGATCGTCGTCGAATCCGACCGCGATGGCTTCAGCGCCGAGAAGATCACCGGCAAACTGGGCATCCGCGCTTCCGACACCGCCGAACTCGTCTTCGACGACGTTCGCGTCCCCGAGGAGAACCTCATCGGCACCAAAGACGCCGCATTCATGCAACAGATGCAGTTCTTCGACGAAACCCGAACCGCCGTCGCCGCACAGGGCGTCGGCATCGCGAAAGGCGCGCTTCGGGCCGCCCTCGAGTATGCACAGGACCGCGAACAGTTTGGCAAGTCGATCTCGGAGTTTCAGGCGATCCAGCACAAACTCGCCGAGATGGCAACCGACACCGAGGCCGCCCGCAATCTCACCTACAAAGCAGCCTGGAACGTCGATCAGGGCGGCGACGTGACGAAACTCGCCTCGATGGCCAAAGAGCAAGCCTCTCGCGTCGCCGTCGAAGTCGCCGACGAAGCGGTCCAGATCCACGGCGGCGCTGGCTACGTCAACGACTTCCCTGTCGAGCGCTTCTACCGCGACGCCAAGATCACCCAGATCTACGAGGGCACGACCGAAATCCAGAAGAACATTATCGCTCGAGAGATGCTCGGAAAGGGCTTCTAA
- a CDS encoding 3-hydroxyacyl-CoA dehydrogenase/enoyl-CoA hydratase family protein: MDVEDINTVAVLGAGNMGHGIAEVAAIAGYDVAMRDIKEEFVQNGYEQIEWSLGKLAEKDRLSEDEADAALARVTPVVEMEEAVGDADVIIEAVPEQMDIKKDVYGEVEEYAPDRALFATNTSSLSITELAGVTERPEQFCGMHFFNPPVRMDLVEVISGAETAEDTLEAIEQLAEAFDKSPVRVHKDEPGFIVNRILVPLMNEACWLVSEDDATIAEVDSTTKYGMGLPMGSFELADLTGIDVGYHVLEYMHEVLGEAYEPSPLFESKVESEELGKKTGKGFYDYDNGGVDIPTDEQSELVEKRLLAAMANEVAKLVGGDVAPPKSIDEAVQLGAGFPDGPVKLVDEYGLENLQETLEEAYEETGHERYNPDEYLAERADEGGFYVSDESDDGLEFEAIRVEYPGDMVGHIVIDRPHRMNTISNELLAELSEAIDLLEDDDEVRSILITGEGDRAFSAGADVQSMASGADPLQGQELSREGQQTFGKLEACDLPVVAGIDGYCLGGGMELATCADLRVASERSEFGQPELDLGLLPGWGGTQRLKHIVGEGRAKEIILTADRFEAATMADYGFVNDVVDNDNLLEEALELASDLAGGPPIAQKFTKRAMLAGRDDTDAGLEYEASAFGHLMGTEDLMEGMTAFMGDGEPEFEGK; the protein is encoded by the coding sequence ATGGACGTCGAAGATATCAACACCGTCGCAGTTCTCGGTGCCGGAAATATGGGCCACGGAATCGCGGAAGTTGCCGCGATTGCTGGCTACGATGTGGCGATGCGTGACATCAAAGAGGAGTTCGTCCAGAATGGCTACGAACAAATCGAGTGGTCACTCGGCAAACTCGCCGAGAAAGACCGCCTCTCGGAAGACGAAGCCGACGCTGCCTTAGCGCGCGTGACGCCGGTGGTCGAGATGGAAGAAGCCGTCGGCGACGCCGACGTCATCATCGAGGCCGTCCCCGAGCAGATGGACATCAAGAAAGACGTCTACGGGGAGGTCGAGGAGTATGCGCCCGACCGTGCACTGTTCGCGACGAACACCTCGAGTCTGTCGATTACGGAACTCGCTGGCGTCACGGAACGTCCAGAGCAGTTCTGTGGGATGCACTTTTTCAACCCGCCAGTTCGGATGGATCTCGTCGAAGTGATTTCGGGCGCGGAGACGGCCGAGGACACACTCGAGGCAATCGAGCAACTGGCCGAGGCGTTCGACAAGTCGCCCGTGCGCGTCCACAAAGACGAGCCGGGATTCATCGTCAACCGGATTCTGGTGCCGCTGATGAACGAGGCCTGCTGGCTCGTCAGCGAGGACGACGCCACCATCGCCGAGGTCGACTCCACGACGAAGTACGGCATGGGCCTGCCGATGGGCAGTTTCGAACTCGCAGACCTCACCGGCATCGACGTGGGCTACCACGTCCTCGAGTACATGCACGAGGTCCTCGGCGAGGCCTACGAGCCGAGCCCGCTGTTCGAGTCGAAAGTCGAGAGCGAGGAACTTGGCAAAAAGACCGGCAAAGGCTTCTATGACTACGACAACGGCGGCGTCGACATTCCGACCGACGAGCAGTCTGAACTCGTCGAAAAGCGTCTGCTCGCGGCGATGGCCAACGAGGTTGCCAAACTCGTCGGCGGCGACGTTGCGCCACCGAAATCCATCGACGAAGCCGTCCAACTTGGTGCCGGCTTCCCAGATGGCCCCGTGAAACTCGTCGACGAGTACGGTCTCGAGAACCTCCAGGAGACACTCGAGGAGGCCTACGAAGAGACGGGTCACGAGCGCTACAACCCCGATGAGTACCTCGCCGAACGTGCCGACGAAGGCGGCTTTTACGTCTCTGACGAGAGCGACGACGGCCTCGAGTTCGAAGCAATCCGCGTCGAGTACCCCGGCGACATGGTCGGTCACATCGTGATCGACCGCCCACACCGGATGAACACGATCAGCAACGAACTACTCGCCGAGTTATCCGAGGCGATTGACCTCCTCGAGGACGACGACGAGGTCCGCTCGATCCTGATTACGGGCGAGGGCGACCGCGCGTTCTCGGCTGGCGCTGACGTCCAGAGCATGGCAAGCGGCGCAGACCCATTACAGGGCCAGGAACTCTCACGCGAGGGCCAACAGACCTTCGGCAAACTCGAGGCCTGCGATTTGCCCGTTGTCGCTGGGATCGACGGCTACTGTCTCGGCGGCGGGATGGAACTTGCGACCTGTGCGGACCTGCGCGTTGCCAGCGAGCGCTCGGAGTTCGGCCAGCCAGAACTCGATCTCGGCTTGCTGCCCGGTTGGGGCGGCACCCAGCGCCTGAAGCACATCGTCGGCGAGGGCCGCGCAAAAGAGATCATCCTCACTGCAGACCGCTTCGAGGCCGCAACGATGGCCGATTACGGCTTCGTCAACGACGTCGTCGACAACGACAACCTCCTCGAGGAGGCCCTCGAACTCGCGAGCGACCTCGCCGGAGGACCACCAATCGCCCAGAAGTTCACCAAGCGCGCGATGCTCGCCGGCCGCGACGACACGGATGCCGGCCTCGAGTACGAGGCGTCAGCCTTCGGACACCTCATGGGGACAGAGGACCTCATGGAGGGAATGACGGCGTTCATGGGTGACGGCGAACCGGAGTTCGAAGGCAAGTAA
- a CDS encoding PAS domain S-box protein, with protein sequence MSRPRVLCVSGNRATRASLTLALTDEPVNVVFAQQADEAGSRLEHESIDAIVIDAGSIADVPRVIGAAEAKTPKLPTFIYWETADDTDEESMAVLSQVVARSTDQQRSNRLADTITEQLNDGIGNEAVAGRIIANARVDAETDTDADAADTQPDLPPDLAWIDDAVRRGLTDATSPATVERVLREEFVASDRFIFAWVGEYDRGEREIVPWLTDPSATDWPIQRTFPIGSDDGSRTLLERALQSRKLQIVDLSTITEPDTALVPFAEYALEQDVGTVAAIPLGSEDELYGVFVVYARRGLSSADQQVIHSSADVASHVLETIATSGQLAQQERAVQRYERLVETAGDGMYVFDEDGNFMTVNDALVEMTGYSREGLLGEHATFLLDEADAEAGTDVIKSLLEDDRGTDTLEVVLETKSGETIPCEIQIAVLTHNGTFHGSVGVVRDITERKQRERKLRERNERLDAFAQIVSHDLRNPLGVAQGYLDLMDQTDSADHIPQIRDGLDRMESIIDDVLAIARGGEWAADTDPVDLEAVATDAWEHVETPAATLSVTASTTVAADRSRLLRLLENCFRNSVEHGSPEREQQERASASTSAEAVQTNGGTSTNGGADIDSAITIQVGTLENGRGFYVADDGCGLPEEIRDEIFDPSVSTSSSGLGIGLWVVREVATGHGWSVTAGESEAGGARFEFDTTGDERRL encoded by the coding sequence ATGAGTCGTCCACGCGTTCTCTGTGTCAGTGGTAATCGAGCGACGCGAGCATCGCTTACCCTGGCGCTGACGGACGAACCCGTCAACGTCGTCTTCGCACAGCAAGCCGACGAAGCCGGCTCGAGACTCGAGCACGAATCAATCGATGCAATCGTTATCGACGCAGGGTCGATTGCGGATGTACCGCGGGTGATCGGCGCAGCCGAGGCCAAGACACCGAAACTGCCGACGTTCATCTATTGGGAGACTGCAGACGACACCGACGAGGAGTCGATGGCTGTCTTAAGCCAGGTCGTCGCTCGAAGCACCGACCAGCAGCGCTCGAATCGCCTCGCCGATACGATCACGGAGCAGTTGAACGACGGCATTGGAAACGAAGCGGTCGCCGGCCGCATCATCGCGAACGCTCGAGTCGATGCTGAAACGGACACAGACGCGGATGCAGCCGACACACAACCCGACCTCCCGCCGGATCTCGCCTGGATCGACGACGCGGTTCGGCGGGGACTGACCGATGCGACCTCGCCTGCAACCGTCGAGCGTGTGCTTCGTGAAGAGTTCGTCGCGAGTGACCGATTCATCTTCGCCTGGGTCGGCGAGTACGACCGCGGCGAACGCGAGATCGTGCCATGGCTCACAGATCCATCGGCGACAGACTGGCCGATACAGCGGACGTTTCCCATCGGCTCCGACGACGGCTCACGGACGCTCCTCGAGCGGGCATTGCAATCACGCAAGTTGCAGATAGTCGATCTATCGACGATCACAGAACCCGACACAGCGCTCGTGCCCTTCGCCGAATACGCACTCGAGCAAGACGTCGGAACGGTCGCTGCGATTCCACTCGGCAGCGAGGATGAACTCTACGGCGTCTTCGTCGTCTACGCACGCCGTGGGTTGTCGTCGGCTGACCAGCAGGTTATCCACTCGAGCGCGGACGTCGCCTCGCACGTCCTCGAGACGATTGCGACAAGCGGTCAACTCGCCCAACAGGAACGGGCCGTCCAGCGATACGAGCGACTCGTCGAAACAGCAGGCGACGGCATGTACGTCTTCGACGAGGACGGCAACTTCATGACGGTCAACGACGCCCTCGTCGAGATGACCGGCTACAGTCGTGAGGGACTGCTCGGCGAGCACGCAACCTTCCTGCTCGACGAAGCCGACGCCGAAGCCGGGACGGACGTCATCAAATCACTCCTCGAGGACGACCGTGGCACCGACACGCTCGAGGTCGTCCTCGAGACGAAATCGGGCGAGACGATCCCCTGTGAGATTCAGATCGCTGTACTGACACACAATGGGACGTTCCATGGCTCGGTCGGTGTCGTCCGCGACATCACCGAGCGAAAGCAACGCGAGCGCAAACTTCGCGAGCGAAACGAGCGCCTCGATGCCTTCGCACAGATCGTCAGCCACGACTTGCGAAACCCCCTCGGCGTGGCCCAGGGCTATCTCGACTTGATGGACCAGACCGATTCGGCCGACCACATTCCACAGATTCGCGACGGACTCGACCGAATGGAGTCGATCATCGATGACGTGCTCGCAATCGCCCGCGGCGGCGAGTGGGCAGCCGACACCGACCCTGTCGACCTCGAGGCCGTTGCAACCGATGCTTGGGAACACGTCGAGACACCGGCTGCGACACTGTCAGTAACAGCGTCGACAACCGTCGCGGCTGATCGCTCCCGGCTCTTGCGACTCCTCGAGAACTGTTTCCGAAACAGTGTCGAACACGGCAGTCCGGAGCGTGAGCAACAGGAACGTGCGAGCGCGAGTACGAGTGCTGAGGCAGTCCAAACAAACGGCGGCACGAGCACCAACGGTGGAGCCGACATCGACAGCGCCATCACGATTCAGGTTGGCACGCTCGAGAACGGTCGTGGCTTCTACGTTGCTGATGATGGCTGTGGGTTACCCGAGGAAATTCGCGACGAAATATTCGACCCGTCGGTGTCGACATCCTCATCAGGGTTAGGAATCGGACTGTGGGTCGTCAGAGAAGTCGCTACCGGACACGGCTGGTCGGTCACTGCGGGGGAAAGCGAGGCGGGTGGGGCCAGATTCGAGTTCGACACGACCGGTGACGAGCGACGACTGTGA
- a CDS encoding HalOD1 output domain-containing protein, with protein MESGGDSVGGAVRKPPSRAVIEAVAAAEDIPTTDLRPPEYEPLHTAIDPESLDTLFSQQADGTPRIGGSVSFQYCGYHVVVMADGRVVLDPDDHE; from the coding sequence ATGGAGAGTGGTGGCGATAGTGTCGGTGGGGCAGTCAGAAAACCACCGAGTCGGGCAGTAATCGAAGCGGTCGCGGCTGCAGAAGACATCCCCACAACTGACTTGCGGCCGCCGGAGTATGAACCCTTGCACACGGCAATTGATCCGGAGTCACTCGATACTTTGTTCAGTCAACAGGCAGATGGAACGCCACGAATCGGCGGTTCTGTCTCCTTTCAATACTGTGGCTATCACGTCGTCGTCATGGCCGATGGACGTGTTGTTCTCGATCCGGACGACCACGAGTGA
- a CDS encoding HalX domain-containing protein, translating to MSDEGHVLVVDDESRLADLFAAWLQSDWTVDTAYDGDSALETMSDDVDVVLLDRRMPGLSGDEVLAQLRKEGYDCRVVMVTAVDPDFDIIEMGFDDYLVKPVSRDELIQMVEDVSTRSAYASTIQDYYALVSKKALLESEKATRELKDHSDYQDLCTRVAKLESEVDETVAGMSSHDEFVGAFQDLQTEN from the coding sequence GTGAGTGACGAGGGACACGTTCTCGTCGTTGATGATGAATCCCGACTCGCCGATCTGTTCGCTGCATGGCTCCAGAGCGACTGGACCGTCGATACCGCCTATGACGGCGATTCGGCCCTCGAAACGATGTCAGACGACGTTGATGTCGTCCTCCTCGACCGACGGATGCCGGGACTCTCGGGCGATGAGGTGCTCGCACAACTCCGCAAAGAGGGATACGACTGTCGTGTCGTGATGGTCACGGCAGTCGATCCCGACTTCGATATTATTGAGATGGGCTTTGATGACTACCTCGTCAAGCCGGTCTCCAGAGATGAACTGATCCAGATGGTTGAGGATGTTTCAACGCGCTCTGCGTACGCATCCACCATTCAGGACTACTACGCGCTGGTGTCGAAAAAAGCACTCCTCGAGAGTGAAAAAGCCACCCGCGAACTCAAAGATCATAGCGACTATCAAGACCTCTGTACCCGCGTTGCCAAACTTGAGTCAGAGGTCGACGAAACGGTCGCCGGGATGTCCTCACACGATGAGTTCGTCGGTGCTTTTCAGGACCTACAGACAGAGAACTGA